A genomic window from Lotus japonicus ecotype B-129 chromosome 1, LjGifu_v1.2 includes:
- the LOC130731442 gene encoding cathecol O-methyltransferase 1-like, whose protein sequence is MDNLPLDSTSELEDDESFSYAIQLANSVVLPMALQSATQLGVFDVLQKAGPDAKLSADQIASQLSCNNPQAPPMLDRLLSLLASHSVINCSVIQDQHNLGSFQRLYTITPVSRFFARDSDAVSLGPFLDLFHDKVFLASWSQLKDAIQEGGIPFNRVHGTHAFEYPSLDLRFNQVFNTAMINHTTLVMKKVVECYRGFEDIKRLVDVGGGLGININLITSKYPHIQGINFDLPHVIENAPSYPGVEHIAGDMFERVPKGDAIFLKWILHDWSDEHCLKLLKNCYAAVPDDGKVIVVEAVLSIVPENNPTWKSVSQIDVMMMTQNPGGKERTEQEFMELATAAGFSGIRYECYVRSFWVMEFFK, encoded by the exons atgGATAACCTTCCTCTTGATTCCACATCAGAATTGGAAGATGATGAAAGCTTCTCGTATGCTATTCAGCTTGCCAACTCGGTTGTGCTTCCCATGGCACTGCAATCCGCAACTCAACTCGGAGTATTCGACGTTTTGCAAAAAGCGGGTCCAGATGCTAAGCTCTCCGCCGACCAGATCGCTTCCCAGCTTTCCTGTAACAACCCACAAGCGCCGCCAATGTTAGATCGCCTCCTCTCCCTTCTCGCTTCTCACTCTGTTATCAATTGCTCTGTTATTCAAGATCAACATAACCTTGGATCCTTTCAAAGACTCTACACCATCACTCCTGTCTCCAGATTCTTCGCTCGCGATTCTGATGCTGTTTCTTTAGGGCCTTTTCTCGACTTGTTTCATGATAAGGTCTTCCTTGCTAGCTG GTCCCAGCTGAAAGATGCAATTCAAGAAGGAGGTATTCCATTCAACAGGGTTCATGGGACACATGCCTTTGAGTATCCAAGCTTGGACTTGAGGTTCAATCAAGTTTTCAATACAGCAATGATCAATCACACTACTCTAGTTATGAAGAAGGTTGTTGAATGCTACAGAGGTTTTGAGGACATAAAAAGGCTTGTGGATGTAGGTGGTGGTCTTGGGATCAACATTAACTTGATCACTTCAAAATACCCTCATATTCAGGGTATTAATTTCGACTTGCCTCATGTCATAGAGAATGCCCCTTCCTATCCTG GAGTGGAACACATTGCTGGAGATATGTTTGAAAGGGTGCCTAAGGGAGATGCCATCTTTTTGAAG TGGATACTTCATGATTGGAGTGATGAACACTGCTTGAAGCTTTTGAAGAACTGCTATGCTGCTGTTCCTGATGATGGAAAGGTGATTGTTGTTGAGGCAGTTCTTTCCATTGTACCTGAGAATAATCCTACTTGGAAGTCTGTCTCCCAAATCGATGTAATGATGATGACTCAAAACCCAGGAGGGAAAGAGCGAACTGAGCAAGAATTCATGGAGCTAGCAACTGCGGCTGGATTTAGTGGCATTAGATATGAATGCTATGTTCGTTCCTTCTGGGTTATGGAATTCTTCAAGTAG
- the LOC130732768 gene encoding guanine nucleotide-binding protein subunit gamma 2-like, with product MAGHQSSEAENGRESSEDCRERDPAHPLSQTAFYGKHRLQAAISQLNNQISIMEEELKQLETIGESSIVCKDVISSVESIPDPLLPFTKGSMDAGWDRWFGGAHNSRNNHKRWV from the exons ATGGCTGGCCACCAATCATCAGAAGCAGAAAATGGAAGAGAATCATCAGAAGACTGCAGAGAAAGGGATCCAGCTCATCCCCTGTCACAGACTGCCTTCTATGGGAAGCACAGGTTGCAGGCTGCCATATCCCAACtcaataatcaaatcagcaTCATGGAG gaAGAATTGAAACAACTTGAAACAATAGGGGAATCCTCCATAGTCTGCAAAGA TGTCATTTCAAGCGTTGaatccattccagatcctctcCTTCCATT TACTAAAGGTTCAATGGATGCTGGTTGGGATCGATGGTTCGGAGGTGCCCACAACTCTCGAAATAATCATAAGCGCtgggtttag
- the LOC130732769 gene encoding uncharacterized protein LOC130732769 — MKEENKTARLKFCLSMMESATIPHDPIFKAMYNIVHIDEKWFYMTKKSTNYYLLPDEADPLRYCKNKNFIGKVMFLVAIARPRFDAEGNETFSGKIGVFPFVTKEPAKRTSVNRVAGTLETKPITSVTREISRSFLIEKVIPAIKEKWPRDDIHIPIFIQQDNARSHIKENDSEFCRVAKEDGFDIRLMCQPPNSPDLNVLDLGFFSAIQALQYKEPTRTIDELIGAVVKSFESFSSIVSNKIFLTLQTCMIEIMKERGSNNYYVQHMKKEVLQREGQLPTQLKCDSSLVEEVIQYLTVIGEL; from the coding sequence ATGAAGGAAGAAAACAAGACAGCTAGACTAAAGTTTTGTTTATCAATGATGGAAAGTGCTACAATACCACATGACCCAATTTTTAAAGCTATGTACAACATTGTTCATATAGATGAAAAATGGTTTTACATGACAAAGAAGTCTACAAACTACTACTTGTTGCCGGACGAAGCAGACCCATTGCGCTATtgcaaaaacaaaaatttcatCGGTAAGGTAATGTTTTTAGTTGCTATTGCTCGGCCAAGATTTGATGCTGAAGGGAATGAAACTTTTTCTGGAAAAATTGGAGTTTTTCCTTTTGTCACCAAAGAGCCGGCGAAGAGGACTAGTGTTAATAGAGTTGCAGGTACACTTGAAACAAAACCTATCACCTCAGTGACTAGAGAAATTAGCAGATCATTCTTAATTGAAAAAGTGATTCCTGCTATAAAAGAAAAGTGGCCAAGAGATGACATACACATTCCAATTTTCATCCAACAAGACAACGCTAGAAGTCACATTAAGGAAAATGATAGTGAATTCTGTCGAGTTGCGAAAGAAGATGGATTTGATATTCGGCTCATGTGTCAACCTCCGAATTCCCCAGATTTAAATGTCTTAGACCTGGGTTTCTTTAGTGCCATTCAAGCATTACAGTACAAGGAACCAACAAGAACaattgatgaacttattggtgCAGTAGTCAAATCATTTGAATCCTTTTCATCTATTGTTTCAAATAAGATTTTCTTGACATTACAGACATGCATGATTGAAATCATGAAAGAAAGAGGGTCGAACAATTACTACGTCCAACATATGAAGAAAGAAGTCTTGCAAAGGGAAGGACAGCTGCCAACTCAACTCAAATGTGATTCATCATTGGTTGAAGAAGTGATTCAATATTTGACAGTTATTGGGGAATTGTAG
- the LOC130732770 gene encoding uncharacterized protein LOC130732770: protein MGGSSATPNWRDLEADSSRRVPESHRRNDGSHGLSGSRDVSTGSEMRRRVVLCECGVESPLVTTWTGVNRGRRFYGCGLFEVHRKKVCNFFQWHDADDNCNAREKKLIVVLTKKNEDLKKKERILLAFLFMSIIVILVLLVAYVRK, encoded by the exons ATGGGAGGATCTTCAGCCACACCTAATTGGAGGGATTTAGAAGCTGATTCGAGTCGCAGGGTACCTGAATCGCACAGAAGAAACGATGGTTCTCATGGGTTGTCTGGCTCTCGCGATGTTTCGACTGGTTCTGAGATGAGGCGACGAGTAGTGCTGTGTGAATGTGGGGTTGAAAGTCCATTGGTGACAACATGGACTGGGGTGAATCGTGGAAGGAGGTTTTATGGTTGTGGGCTGTTTGAG GTGCATCGTAAGAAGGTATGCAACTTCTTCCAATGGCATGATGCTGATGACAATTGTAATGCTAGGGAGAAGAAGTTGATTGTTGTCTTAACcaagaagaatgaagacctgaagaagaaagagaggatccTACTTGCCTTTTTGTTCATGTCAATAATTGTGATCCTTGTGTTGTTGGTAGCTTATGTAAGGAAGTAG